The Candidatus Nezhaarchaeota archaeon DNA window ACGAGGAGTGTTTTTTTAGCTTGCCTCTATAACTGGTTCTTTACGTAAGGGGCCGTAGGCTAGCCTGGTAGACTGCGAGGCTCGGGCCCTCGTGACCCAGGTTCAAATCCTGGCGGCCCCACCATGGAAGCTCCATTTCGTAATTAACAGACTTACTTTAACGATATTATCAAACCGTCACGCATTAACCTAAGTCGATACACGAGCTACTATGAAGACTAACGGTATAGGTTATCTAGTCTATGGCTTAAGTAAGGCGCAACCTTCTTAATTTTTCAAACTAAATAATCTATTGTGGTCGAGGCTTACATACACATCAGGGTCGAGCCAGGCAAGGTCCCACTAGTAGTGAATCAATTGAAAATGTTGCCAGAAGTTAAGGAGGCACATTCAGTTACAGGACCGTATGATGTGAT harbors:
- a CDS encoding Lrp/AsnC ligand binding domain-containing protein, translated to MVEAYIHIRVEPGKVPLVVNQLKMLPEVKEAHSVTGPYDVIAKIEVANTKTLTAFLINKIHKIDGIRDTMTSIILD